One Cupriavidus pauculus genomic window, ACGCCGAGGATCACGATGATCAGCGGCTCGATCAGGCTCGAGATCGCGGCCACGGCGTCATCGACCTCGCGCTCGTAGAACTCGGCCACCTTGAGCAGCATATTGTCCAGCGCACCCGATTCCTCGCCAATCTGCGTCATCTGCAGCACCATGTTGTCGAACACGTGCGTGGCCTGCATCGCGTTGGTCAGGCTGGTACCGATACGCACGGCCTGTTCGATATCGCGCGTGGCATCGTAATAGAGCCAGTTGCCAGCGGCACCGGCCACCGATTCCATCGATTCCACGAGCGGCGTGCCGGCCGCGAACATCGTGGCCAGCGTTCGCGTCCAGCGGGCGATCACGGCTTTGCGGAACAGACTGCCGAAGATCGGCAGCCGCAGCAGCACGCGGTCGTGGAAGCGCTGGACCTTCTCTGACTTGTTTCGCGCGCGGAAGTAGCCGACGATGGCCAGGATCGGTGCGAAAACGATGATGTACCAGTTCGCGACGAAGAAGTCGGAGATGCCGATCACGACCAGCGTGGGCGCCGGCAGCGCCGCGCCGAAGCTCGAGAACACCCCCTTGAACGCCGGGATCACGAACAGCATCAGGATGACGGTCACCGCGAACGCCACCGTCAGCACCGCGATCGGGTAGATCATCGCGGACTTGATCTGGCTCTTCAGCGCGATGGACTTCTCCATGTACAGCGACAGCCGCTCGAGCAGCGCATCGAGAATACCGCCCTGTTCGCCGGCATCGATGAGGTTGCAATAGAGC contains:
- a CDS encoding type II secretion system F family protein, encoding MATRAPAAGARTAAPSRATGTKGRKAPTQYIFEWEGKDRKGKSFTGEQRAESAAEVTATLRKQGLTVVKLKKRKAARGRKITEKDIAYFTRQLSTMLKAGIPLLQSIDIIARGHANPNFTQLLSDIRFDIESGSSMAQAFRRQPKYFDTLYCNLIDAGEQGGILDALLERLSLYMEKSIALKSQIKSAMIYPIAVLTVAFAVTVILMLFVIPAFKGVFSSFGAALPAPTLVVIGISDFFVANWYIIVFAPILAIVGYFRARNKSEKVQRFHDRVLLRLPIFGSLFRKAVIARWTRTLATMFAAGTPLVESMESVAGAAGNWLYYDATRDIEQAVRIGTSLTNAMQATHVFDNMVLQMTQIGEESGALDNMLLKVAEFYEREVDDAVAAISSLIEPLIIVILGVLIGGMVVAMYLPIFKLGQVV